GCAGCGAACCGTATGAACTCGTCACGCGCAAAGGCGCGCCGCTCGCGCCCGCGCCGCGCCTGCTCATCGAAGCCCTGTGCGAGAAGCAAGGCATTGAATTCTGAACGCGCTTTTGTGTGTACGACGGCCGAACCCGGGGAAACCCTGGCATTGACCTACATCAAATCCCTCCCGCACAATGAACCATATCGTGGACTTAACGTCCATATTATGGACAAACGAGAGCAACCGATGACGGATAAAACCTATTCCCCCATGACGCCGTATCAGCTTCCGTTCCCCAAGGAAGCGCAGCAGGAAATCGTCATTCCCCACGCCATTCCCACCGACGAGCGCGTGTGGGTACCCCAGGCCGAGAACGTGTGGTTCCGCCCGTTGTGCCTGAACACGGCACAGGGCTACTGGATGAATTTGCTGCGCGTCCGTAAGTCAGGTGTCCTGAGCAGGCACCGGCATCCGCAGGCCGTTCACGGCATGGTGCTCAAGGGCCGCTGGCGCTATCTGGAGCACGACTGGGAAGCGACCGAAGGCAGCTACGTGTTCGAACCGCCCGGCGAAACGCATACGCTCTACGTGCCGGAAGACGTCGAGGAAATGATCACCTACTTCCAGGTGAACGGCGTGATGTTCTATTGCGATCCGTGGGGCAACTACACGGGCTATGAAGACGTGTTCACGAAGATCGACATGTGCCGCAAGCACTACGCGGCGGTGGGCCTTGGCGAGGATTACGTGGACCAGTTCATCCGATGAGCCGCGCCCAATACGATTTCGCGGGGCGCGTAGCCGTCGTGACCGGCGCGGCGGGCGGCATCGGCCGCGCGATCTGCGACGCGTTCGCGCGCGGCGGCGCGCGCACGGTCAACTGGGACCGCGTGCCTGGCGCGCTCGATACGCAAGACGCCCCGCGTCATATCGAAGCCGACGTCACGCGCCCGGAGACGATCGAAGCGGCACTGGCCGCGACGCTCGCCGAATTCGGGCGCATCGACTACCTCGTGAACAACGCGGGCTTCGCCGGCTCGACCGTGCCCCTCGACGCCTACGATCCCGCCGAATGGCAGCGCATTGTCGACGTCAATCTGGTGGGTACGTATCACGTTTGCCGCCATGTGGTGCCCGCCATGCGCCGCGCTGGTTCGGGGCGCATCGTCAATGTGGCGTCGCTTGCGGGCAAGGAAGGCACGCCGAACGCATCCGCCTACAGTGCGGCAAAGGCCGGCGTGATCGCGCTTACCAAGTCGCTTGGAAAGGAACTCGCGCAAACGGGCATTCTCGTCAATGGCATTGCACCCGCTGCGGTAGAAACGCCGCTGCTCGCGCAGATGTCGCCCGCCCACGTGCAGACGATGATCGACAAAAGCCCGCTCGGGCGACTTGGCACCGTCGACGAGGTTGCCGATCTCGCGCTATGGCTTTGTTCGGATTCCTGCACGTTCAGCACCGGTGCGATATTCGATCTTTCAGGCGGCCGCGCGACGTACTAGTTACACCCCGACTGAACCACGACACACACGATAACAGCCAAAAGGAGACACGCCATGACCAAAAAATCGCCACGGCTCAAACGCACACAGACCATAGCCGTCGCCTTTCTGACGATAGCGGGCATCGTGAACTATCTGGACCGCAGCACGCTTTCCATCGCCAATCATTCGGTGGCGGAGGAACTGCATCTGAGCGCTTCGCAAATGGGCTTGCTGCTTTCCGCATTCTCGCTCGCTTATGCGTTCGCGCAATTGCCGGTGGGCGCGATGCTCGACCGTTTCGGCTCGCGCGTGATGCTCGGGCTCGGCATGCTCGTGTGGTCGCTGGCGCAGGTCACGGGCGGTTTCATCCAGACGCTCAATCACTTCCTGGCGGCGCGCGTGGTGCTGGGCATTGCCGAAGCACCGCTCTTTCCAGCGGGCGCCAAGGTCATTCACGAGTGGTTCGCCGTGCGCGAACGCGGCGCGCCAACCGGTACGTTCGTTTCCTCCTCGACCATCGCGCCGATGATCGCCCCGCCGCTGCTCACCGTGCTGATGCTCACGTTCGGTTGGCGTCCGATGTTCATCATCATGGGCGTGCTGGGCGTGCTCGTCTCGGTCGGCTGGTATATGGTCTATCGCAACCGCGATCAGGTCACGCTCACGGATGAAGAAACCGCCTGGCTCGAAGACGGCGCAACCGAAGCCCCGAAAAAGAATGCGCTGAGCTTCGCCGAGTGGGGCATGCTGCTCAAGCAGCGCAATACGTGGGGCATGATCTTCGGCTTCATGGGCGTGATCTACATGGTGTGGCTCTACCTCACCTGGCTGCCGGGCTATCTGGAGAAGGAGCGTCATATTTCTATCGCGCATACGGGCTGGCTCGTCGCCATTCCGTATGTGTTCGGCACGATCGGCATGGCCAGCAGCGGCTTTATTTCCGACTACCTGCTCAAGCGCGGCATGGCGCCCATCCGCAGCCGCAAGTGGCCCCTGTGCGTCGGCCTGATCGGCGCGGCGGCGTTCACGGTGCCCGCCGCCTATACGCCGAGCACCGCGCTCGCCATTACCTATGTTTCCGTGGCGATGCTCTTCGTGAACATGTCGAGCGGCGCGGCCTGGGCGCTCGTGAGCGTGGCGGCCCCTCGTCATCTCGTGGCCTCGCTTGGCAGCATGCAGAACTTCGGCGGCTATTTAGGCGGCTCGTTTGCGCCGATCATCACCGGCATCGTGGTGGACCAGACGCATTCATTCGTGAACGCGCTGCTCATTAGCGCAGCCGTCGCATTCGCCGCCGCGTTCGTCTATCTCTTCGTCGTCAGGGAAGTTACGCCTGAAGGCGCACGCCAGGCGGCCGCGACCCAACCCACCTGATTCATCTATTCATTCGCACTACGCATCATGACATTCAAGGACAACTTTCTCGCGGGCAAGGTCGCGCTCGTGACCGGCGGCCACTCCGGCATCGGCGCGGCCATCGCCAATCGGCTCGCGCAACTCGGCGCACGCACGACAGCCGCGGGCCTGCCGCCTCCCGCCGGCACGCCCGACGCGCTCGAGGCCGGCGTGCAGCGCGCTACGCTCGATGTGCGCTCGACTGAAGACGTCACGCGACTGATTGGCGGCTTCGAGCGGCTCGATATCGTCGTGAACTGCGCGGGCGTGATCAGCCGCGGCGAAGAGCACCTGATCGAAGCGTTCGAGCGCGTGCTCGACATCAATCTGAACGGCACCATGCGCGTGTGTGCAAGCGCGCGCGAGTTGCTCAAAGTGTCGTCGGGCTGCATCGTCAACACGGCCTCCATGCTGAGCTTTTTCGGCGGCGGGCTCGTGCCGGCCTATAGCGCCAGCAAGGGCGGCGTGGCGCAGCTCACGCGCTCGCTCGCCATTGCCTATGCGAGCGATAACATCCGCGTGAACGCAGTCGCGCCCGGCTGGATCGCCACGCCCCTCACGCAGGCGCTGCAGGACGACGGCGGTCGCTCACAGGGCATCCTCGAGCGCACGCCGATGAAACGCTGGGGCCAGCCCGAAGAAGTCGCGAACGTCGCCGCGTTTCTGTGCTCGCCCGCCGCTTCGTTCATGACGGGCGCGATCGTGCCCGTGGACGGCGGCTATCTGTGCGCCTGATCGCCTGCAATTGCGGGCATAATGGCGCCACACATGGTGCCCGCAAGCTTTCCGATGTCGACCACTGATTCCCCCGCTTCCTCGCAATCCGGCGACGCCAAAGGCGTTGCCGGCACGGCCGCCTTTTCGAAGTTCATCGCCGTGCTTCAGCTCATTGCCGACGCCAGCACGCCGCCGAACATCGCAAAGCTCGTGGCCGCGAGCGGCTATCCGCGCCCGACCGTGCATCGCATCGTCGCGGCACTGCAGGCCGAAGGGCTCGTCGCGGCCGTGGGCGGCGGCAATACGTTCGCGCTCGGGCCGCGTCTCGTGAATCTCGCGAGCCGCAGCTGGGAGCGCTCCGATCTGCGCATCGCCGCCGTCGACGCGCTCATGGAACTGCGCAACACCACCTCGGAAACGGTGCACCTCGCCGTGCCCAGCGACGGCGCGATGGTGTACATCGAAAAGCTCGAAAGTCCGCACGCCGTGCGCATGGCTTCGCGTATCGGCACGCGCGTGGCGATCACGTCGAGTTCGGTCGGCAAAGCCTGGCTCGCCACGCTCACGCCCGCCGAGCGCGAGCCGCTGCTTGCGCAGGCGCCGCGCGTGCGTTTCACCGAGCACACGATGACGGACCTCGACGCGATCCGCGACGAGATCGAACTCACGGCGCAACGCGGTTATGCGGAAGACCGCGAAGAAAACGAGCAATCGATCTGGTGTTACGGCGCGGCGATTCTCGGCGCCGATGGGCAGGCCGTGGGCTGCGTGAGCGTCAGCATGCCGATGTTTCGCCGCCAGGACGACGCGCAACGCAGCTACATCGAACCGCTGCTCGCCGCGTGCCGCACGATTGCCGCGCGGCTTGGCCCGGTTTCGGCACGTTAGCGCAGCGAGCGGAACAAGCAGAACAAGCGCCGGGCTCGCCTACTTCGCCTCTTCCACACGCCGCTCGTCGGTGTTGCTCGGATATTTCGCCTGCCCGAAGCGAATGATCAACACGCCCAGCGCGATCAGCACGATCGCGCCCGCTGAAGCCAGCAAATGCAGCTCGGTGTTCGCGCCCGCGCGCAGAATGAGGTCCCGCGCAATCGACACCATGGCGATGTAGAGCGGAAAGCGTACCGGCAGCTGACCCGCCTTCAGATACTGCCCGACCATGGCGAAGATCTCGAGGTAGAGAAACATCAGCAGCAGGTCGGTCAGCGTCACGCCGTCCGACTGCACCATGTGCCATATCAGCACGCCCATGGCCGCCACGGTGCCAATGCCGATGATCAACAGGCCGAACAGTTCGGCCAGCTCCATGGCGCGTTCGAGGCGCCCCTTGATCGCTCGTTGCAGAGCGTTCTCGTACTTCATCTTCGCAATTTCCCCATGACACGGAAGGGGGATAGTAGCGCGACAAGATGAAAATTCGAGAATACGGAAAATAATCCGCTCGTTCGCCTCCGAAG
This genomic window from Paraburkholderia acidiphila contains:
- a CDS encoding MFS transporter yields the protein MTKKSPRLKRTQTIAVAFLTIAGIVNYLDRSTLSIANHSVAEELHLSASQMGLLLSAFSLAYAFAQLPVGAMLDRFGSRVMLGLGMLVWSLAQVTGGFIQTLNHFLAARVVLGIAEAPLFPAGAKVIHEWFAVRERGAPTGTFVSSSTIAPMIAPPLLTVLMLTFGWRPMFIIMGVLGVLVSVGWYMVYRNRDQVTLTDEETAWLEDGATEAPKKNALSFAEWGMLLKQRNTWGMIFGFMGVIYMVWLYLTWLPGYLEKERHISIAHTGWLVAIPYVFGTIGMASSGFISDYLLKRGMAPIRSRKWPLCVGLIGAAAFTVPAAYTPSTALAITYVSVAMLFVNMSSGAAWALVSVAAPRHLVASLGSMQNFGGYLGGSFAPIITGIVVDQTHSFVNALLISAAVAFAAAFVYLFVVREVTPEGARQAAATQPT
- a CDS encoding IclR family transcriptional regulator, with product MSTTDSPASSQSGDAKGVAGTAAFSKFIAVLQLIADASTPPNIAKLVAASGYPRPTVHRIVAALQAEGLVAAVGGGNTFALGPRLVNLASRSWERSDLRIAAVDALMELRNTTSETVHLAVPSDGAMVYIEKLESPHAVRMASRIGTRVAITSSSVGKAWLATLTPAEREPLLAQAPRVRFTEHTMTDLDAIRDEIELTAQRGYAEDREENEQSIWCYGAAILGADGQAVGCVSVSMPMFRRQDDAQRSYIEPLLAACRTIAARLGPVSAR
- a CDS encoding SDR family NAD(P)-dependent oxidoreductase; the protein is MSRAQYDFAGRVAVVTGAAGGIGRAICDAFARGGARTVNWDRVPGALDTQDAPRHIEADVTRPETIEAALAATLAEFGRIDYLVNNAGFAGSTVPLDAYDPAEWQRIVDVNLVGTYHVCRHVVPAMRRAGSGRIVNVASLAGKEGTPNASAYSAAKAGVIALTKSLGKELAQTGILVNGIAPAAVETPLLAQMSPAHVQTMIDKSPLGRLGTVDEVADLALWLCSDSCTFSTGAIFDLSGGRATY
- a CDS encoding SDR family NAD(P)-dependent oxidoreductase — its product is MTFKDNFLAGKVALVTGGHSGIGAAIANRLAQLGARTTAAGLPPPAGTPDALEAGVQRATLDVRSTEDVTRLIGGFERLDIVVNCAGVISRGEEHLIEAFERVLDINLNGTMRVCASARELLKVSSGCIVNTASMLSFFGGGLVPAYSASKGGVAQLTRSLAIAYASDNIRVNAVAPGWIATPLTQALQDDGGRSQGILERTPMKRWGQPEEVANVAAFLCSPAASFMTGAIVPVDGGYLCA
- a CDS encoding phosphate-starvation-inducible protein PsiE, whose product is MKYENALQRAIKGRLERAMELAELFGLLIIGIGTVAAMGVLIWHMVQSDGVTLTDLLLMFLYLEIFAMVGQYLKAGQLPVRFPLYIAMVSIARDLILRAGANTELHLLASAGAIVLIALGVLIIRFGQAKYPSNTDERRVEEAK
- a CDS encoding 2,4'-dihydroxyacetophenone dioxygenase family protein, producing the protein MTDKTYSPMTPYQLPFPKEAQQEIVIPHAIPTDERVWVPQAENVWFRPLCLNTAQGYWMNLLRVRKSGVLSRHRHPQAVHGMVLKGRWRYLEHDWEATEGSYVFEPPGETHTLYVPEDVEEMITYFQVNGVMFYCDPWGNYTGYEDVFTKIDMCRKHYAAVGLGEDYVDQFIR